A single Lactuca sativa cultivar Salinas chromosome 8, Lsat_Salinas_v11, whole genome shotgun sequence DNA region contains:
- the LOC111899313 gene encoding kirola: MTLSGTLVNQVTIKSDGDVFHEIFRQRPHHISEMSPGCIKNVDLHEGEWGVVGSVIVWDFIHDGKAKVAKEVIEAIDEEKKSVCFKVIGGDILEAYKTFLITVHVDTNGEENIVTWTFHYEKVNENIDDPHTLMDFCLTVTKDIENHHLPKAN; encoded by the exons ATGACTTTAAGTGGTACACTAGTGAATCAAGTTACCATCAAATCCGATGGTGATGTGTTCCATGAAATCTTTAGACAAAGACCACATCATATATCTGAAATGAGCCCAGGTTGCATAAAAAATGTTGATCTGCATGAGGGTGAATGGGGTGTGGTTGGATCTGTGATTGTCTGGGACTTTATCCATG ATGGGAAGGCAAAAGTGGCTAAAGAAGTGATTGAAGCGATCGATGAGGAGAAAAAGTCAGTGTGCTTCAAGGTGATTGGGGGTGATATACTGGAGGCTTACAAGACATTCTTGATCACAGTTCATGTGGACACCAATGGAGAAGAGAACATTGTGACTTGGACTTTCCATTACGAGAAGGTCAATGAGAATATTGATGACCCCCACACTTTGATGGATTTCTGCCTCACCGTCACCAAGGATATTGAGAACCATCACCTCCCAAAAGCAAACTGA